Below is a genomic region from Flavobacterium ginsengisoli.
AGAGGAATACGTTCTTCGCTTCAGTTTTTATATAAAAAACAACAGCTTACCGGATCAAAAACTTTAATGATTACTTCTTCAATTAGTGGGGAAGGAAAAACTTTCTGTTCTATAAATATAGCGACTGTTTTTGCTTTAAGTGAAAAGAAAACAGTAATTGTAGGTCTAGATTTAAGAAAACCAAGGTTGGCAGATGAATTTCAATTAAAAAACCCTTTAGGAGTTGTCAACTATCTAATAAAACAAAATAGTTTAGAAGAAATTACCAATTCGACAGCTATTCCAAATTTAGATGTAATCCTCTCGGGTCCAATACCTCCAAATCCTTCAGAGTTAATTTTAAGCGATGGTATGAGGGAATTGATTGACGAATTGAAGCAGAAATATGATTATATAGTTTTGGATACTCCACCTGTTGGTTTGGTCGCAGATTCATTAGAATTGGTTCAATTTGCAGATGTGACATTGTATATTGTGAGACAGAATTATACTAAGAAAGATATGATAACGTTGTTGAATACAAGACTTAAACGCGGAGAGTTAAGTAACGTGAGTATTGTGTTGAATGGTTATGAAAATAAGGCAAAATATGGTACAGGTTATGGATATGGTTACGGTTATGGAGCATATTCGAATGGTTATCATGAGGAAGAGATCAAAGAAGGATTTTGGAAAGCGTTTGTAAATCGAATTAGAAAAAGCTAAATTTTGACAAATGAAAAATGAGATAAAAAGTACGATCTTGATTACAGGAGGAGCTGGATTTATTGGCTCAAATTTGACTGAGTATTTTTTAGACTTAGGTTATAAGATTGTTTGTCTAGACAATTTTTCTACAGGTCATCGTCATAATTTAAAAGATTTTTTAGATAATCCTGATTTTAAATTAATTGAGGCTGATATTAGAAGTTTAACAGATTGTAATTTGGCGGTTCAAGGAGTAGATTACGTTTTACATCAGGCAGCTTTAGGTTCTGTGCCTCGATCAATCAAAGATCCGATTACTACAAATGATGTAAATGTTTCTGGGTTTTTAAATATGCTTACTGCTGCACGAGATGCTAAAGTAAAACGATTTGTATATGCAGCAAGTTCGTCGACTTACGGAGATTCTCAAGGATTGCCAAAGGTAGAAAATGTTATAGGAAAACCATTGTCTCCTTATGCAATTACAAAATATGTAAACGAATTGTACGCAGAGATTTTTAGTAAAACATATGGGTTAGAAACAATCGGACTTCGTTATTTTAATGTTTTTGGAAGAAAACAAGATCCTAACGGAGCATATGCAGCTGTAATTCCAAAGTTTGTAAAACAATTTATGAATCATGAAAGTCCCGTAATTAACGGCGATGGAAATTATTCACGCGATTTTACTTATATCGATAATGTTATACAAATGAATGAGTTGGCTATGACTTGTCAAAATCCAGAGGCTGTTAATACTGTTTATAATACAGCATTTGGAGATAGAAATACATTAAATGACTTAGTTGGCTATTTAAAAAAGTTTTTATCAGACTTTGATCCAAAAATAAAGGATGTGCCAGTTATTTACGGCGAAAATAGAGCGGGAGATATCCCTCATTCTTTAGCAAGCATCGAAAAAGCAAAAAGAAATCTGGGTTATAATCCAAAATATTCTTTGCAAGACGGATTAAAAGAAGCTGTTGAATGGTATTGGCATAATTTAAAATAAACTTAAGATCAAGATAAAATAGATCAAATGAAAATTACAAAAATTTGTCGCATTGGTGCAGGATATGTTGGTGGACCTACAATGGCGGTTATTGCTCAAAAATGTCCACATATTCAGGTTACAGTTGTTGATTTAAATGAACAAAGGATAGCAGATTGGAACGATCCGAACCCTGAAAATATTCCAATATATGAACCTGGTCTTTCTGAAATTGTATCTGAAGCAAGAGGTAGAAATCTATTTTTCTCTACTGATGTTGATAAAGCAATAGATGAGGCTCAAATGATATTTATTTCAGTAAATACTCCAACTAAGACTTATGGAAAAGGAAAAGGGATGGCTGCTGATTTAAAGTATATTGAATTGTGTGCAAGGCAAATTGCAAGAGTTGCCAAACAAAATAAAATTGTAGTTGAAAAATCGACTTTGCCTGTTAGAACGGCTGAAGCAATTAAAAGTATATTGGATAATACAGGGAATGGTGTTCAATTTCAAATTTTATCTAATCCAGAATTTTTGGCAGAAGGAACTGCGGTCGCCGATTTGTTAAATCCAGATCGAATTTTAATTGGTGGAGACACAAATCAAGAAGGAGAAGAAGCAATTAATTCATTAGTTGATGTCTATGCAAATTGGGTAAGTAAAGATAGAATTTTGACAACAAATGTTTGGTCTTCAGAATTATCTAAACTTACAGCAAATGCATTTTTAGCACAACGAATTTCTTCAATCAATGCAATGTCAGAGCTTTGTGAGAAAACAGGTGCAGACGTAAATGAAGTTGCGAAAGCAATTGGTATGGATAGCAGAATAGGGCCAAAATTCTTAAAAGCTTCTGTAGGATTTGGAGGTTCTTGTTTTCAAAAAGACATTCTAAATTTAGTTTATATCGCAAAATCATATGGATTAAATGAAGTTGCAGATTATTGGGAACAAGTAATTATTATGAACGATCATCAAAAAGAAGATTTTCAAATAAAATTGTTCAGACATTATATAATACAGTAGCTGATAAGAAAATTGCCTTTTTGGGTTGGGCCTTCAAAAAAGATACAAACGATACAAGAGAATCTGCAAGCAATTTATGTTGCTGACGATTTAATAAACGAGCAAGCAAAAATTTCAGTTTACGATCCTAAAGTTTCTAAAAACAAGATGTTAAGTGATTTAGATTATTTAGAAACAAGAACAGGTGAAGAAAATAGAAGTGCATTAAATGTGTTTGATAATGCCTATGAAGCATGTAAAGATGCGCATGCAATTGCAATTTTAACTGAATGGGATGAATTTACGATGTACGATTGGAAGAAGATTTATGATTCGATGCATAAACCAGCTTTTATATTCGATGGAAGAAATATTTTAAATGCTAAACAATTAGAATCAATTGGATTCGTTTATAATGGTATAGGATCATAAATTGGTTTTGTGATTATTGTAAAATGAAGTAGTAAAAACTGCGTCATCATAAATAAAAAAAATGAATTGGTACGTAGTTTATACAAAACCTAAATGGGAAAAGAAAGTTGCAGATAGACTTATTCAACAGGGAATAGAGTGTTATTGTCCATTAGTAACACAAGTAAAGCAATGGTCAGATCGTAAGAAAAAAGTTGAAACACCTCTTTTTAGTTCCTATGTTTTTGTTCAATTAGCTGATTCAGATCGTAATTTAGTCTTTCAAGTTCAGGGAGTAGTTAGGTACCTATTTTGGTTGGGAAAACCCGCAATTGTAAAAGATCAAGAGATTGAAATTATTAAAAAGAGTTTAACGGCTCCAAACCTAAGTGATATTTCAATTTCTAGTATTCAGGTTGGAGATAAAATCAAATTAGAATCAGGCGTATTTAGCAATCAGAATGCAATAGTTCAGCAGGTATCTAGTAATTATTATGTGCTAGTGCTAGAAACATTAGGATGTGTTTTGAAGATAAAGTATAAATGATTTAAAAAATTAAGATGCAACAGAAGAGAAAGTCATTTTATGATTTTTTTCTTCTGTTTTTTATTATGTATTTATTTACAGTCTGATTAATAGATTGTTGGAAAAATTAGTTTTTTTTTAGTAATTCGTTTTGTAAGTATTACGGGAAACCGTATTGAATAACTAGACTTATTATGTTATATTTGCCGAAAATGATTAATTTAGGTATCTGAGTCAGAATTTTGTGACTGAGAACGGCGAAGCCATGAGTTTTATTGACCAGAAATAAATTAAAAAATATGAATTTGAAAGCTAAAGTAAAAATTGCAGTTATAGGTTTAGGTTATGTGGGACTACCATTAGCTCGATTATTTGCTACAAAATACCCAGTAGTGGGATTTGATATAAATGAATCACGAGTAGAGTCTTTAAGATCTGGAACAGATACTACTTTAGAAGTAGAAGATGATGTCTTAAATGAAGTTTTAGTAGATAGTTTAGATGGAGAAAAAGGATTGTATTGTACTACATCAATAGATGATATTAAAGAATGTAATTATTATATAATCACTGTTCCAACCCCTGTCGATAAAAATAATAGACCTGATTTGACTCCCTTGTATAAATCAAGTGAAACGGTTGGAAAAGTTTTGAAAAAAGGAGATGTCGTTATTTATGAATCGACTGTCTATCCGGGAGTAACAGAAGAGCAATGTGTTCCCGTTTTAGAAAAAGTTTCAGGCTTAAAATTTAACGAAGACTTTTTTGCAGGATATTCTCCAGAAAGGATAAATCCTGGTGACAAAGAACACACAGTCGAAAAGATATTAAAAGTTACTTCGGGCTCAACTACTGAAATAGGTTTAAAAGTCGATGAACTATATAAGTCTGTAATTACGGCAGGGACACATTTGGCACCTACAATAAAAGTTGCAGAAGCAACAAAAGTTATTGAAAACTCTCAGCGTGATATTAATATTGCTTTTGTTAATGAATTGGCTAAAATATTCAATTTAATGAATATTGATACCCAAGAGGTACTTGCAGCGGCATCGACAAAATGGAATTTTTTGCCTTTTAAGCCAGGACTTGTAGGTGGACACTGTATTGGTGTTGATCCCTACTATTTAGCACAGAGAGCGCAAGAATTTGGTTATCATCCTGAAATAATTTTAGCAGGAAGACGTTTAAACGATAGCATGGGGGAATATGTCGCTTCGCAAATCGTAAAGTTGATGATAAAAAAGGTATTTCTGTTAATGGCGCTGAATTATTAATGCTGGGCATTACTTTTAAAGAGAATTGCCCAGATGTAAGAAATACTAAAATTGTTGACGTGGTAAGAGCTTTGAAAGAATACGGAATATTGGTGAGTATATTTGATCCCCTTGCAAATGCACATGATGTAATAAAAGAATACAATTTAGTAACATTTAACTCTATTCCAGATAATAAATTTGACGCTATAGTTCTAGGAGTTTCACATTCTGAATTTTTAGAATTAGATTTTGCTAAACTGCAAAAAAAGAATAGTTTATTATATGATGTTAAAGGAGTCTTAGGGACTATAGCTGATAATAGATTATAGGTCTAACCTTTTTTTATTTTAGAGAAAATGGAAACAAAAAATTCAATAGTACATGTGGTTTTAACAGGAGGTGTAGGTAGCAGATTATGGCCACTTTCACGTAAAAGCCAGCCTAAACAATATCTAGAAATATTTGAAGGTAAATCTTTATTTGAAATGACTGTTGAACGTAATAGTCACTTGGCAGATAAAGTAATGGTTGTTGGTAACGTTGACAATCATCATTTAAGCGGTAAAGTAATGGAAAAAACTAAAACTTCGTACATTAATATTGTAGAAGCAACACCAAGAAATACTGCTGCGGCTATTGCCTTTGCTGCCTTTGCTTCAAAGTCAGACGATATACTAATTATTACCCCTTCTGATCATATTATTGATAAAATGGAGGATTATAATGCAGCAATTCAAGAAGCAATTTCAAAAGCTAATGACGGATTTATAGTTACTTTTGGAATCATTCCAACAAAACCAGAAACAGGCTATGGTTATATAGAATCCAAAGGTGATGAAGTATTATCATTTCGTGAAAAACCAAATGAAACCACGGCGAAGGAGTTTATCTCAAGAGGTAATTTCCTTTGGAACAGTGGAATGTTTTGTTTTAAAGCAGATGTTTTGTTGAATGAATTAAAACAATTTCAGCCGGATGTTTATGAAAAATCTAAAATAGTTTGGGAGGCATCTAAAGAAGGATTTTTGGATTTAGATTTATCATTGCAAATTCCATCTATAAGTATTGATTATGCTGTAATGGAACGAAGCAAAAAAATAAAAGTAGTGCCAGCTTCTTTTTCATGGTCGGATTTGGGCTCTTTTGAGTCAGTATATGAATATCTTGTTTCAAAAGGTCATCCAATAGATTCAAACGGAAATATGGTTATTGGATGTGACAGCCATACTACTTTCTTAGGATTAAGAAATACCATTTTTGTGCATACAGAATCTGCTAATTTAATTTTGCAAAAAGAAAATTCGCAAGATGTAAAAGATATATACAACGAATTAGAAAGACAAAATTCGGAATTATTAAAATAAAGAAATCAAAAATATAAAATGAAAAAAATTCTTATAACTGGCGGTGCAGGATTTATAGGATCACATGTAGTGAGACGTTTTGTAAATAAATATCCAGAATATCAAATTTATAATTTGGATGCCTTGACATATGCTGGAAATCTGGAAAACATTAAAGATATTGAAAATAAGCCTAACTATAATTTTATTAAGGGAGATATTGTAGATGAAGCTTTTATAAACGAACTATTTTCTCTACATAATTTTGATGGCGTTTTACATTTAGCGGCAGAATCTCATGTAGATCGTTCAATAGAAGATCCCTTAGCATTTGTAAAAACAAACGTTATTGGCACAATGAATTTGTTAAATGCGACTAAAAATCAATGGAAGAATAATTTTGATAATAAAAGATTCTATCATATTAGTACAGATGAAGTTTACGGAACTTTAGGAGAAGAAGGATTATTTACAGAAACAACACCTTACAATCCTAATTCTCCTTATTCTGCTTCAAAGGCAAGTTCAGATCATTTTGTTAGAGCTTATGGTGAAACTTATGGTTTGCCTTATGTTTTAACTAATTGCTCAAATAATTATGGATCGTATCATTTTCCAGAAAAATTAATTCCTTTATTTATTAATAATATTATAAATAATAAACCTTTACCTGTTTATGGCGATGGAAATTATACAAGAGATTGGTTATTTGTTGAAGATCATGTTGCTGCAATAGATTTAGTTTTTCATAAGGGAAAAAATCATGAAACATATAATATTGGCGGTTTCAACGAATGGAAAAATATAGATTTGGTAAAATTACTTTGTCAAATTATGGATGAAAAATTAGGAAGAGCCAAAGGTACTTCTAGGGAATTGATTACCTATGTAAAAGACAGACCAGGTCATGATTTGAGATATGCTATTGATGCTTCTAAAATAAATATAGAACTTGGATGGAAACCATCTGTAACTTTTGAAGAAGGCTTAGAAAGAACAATCAATTGGTACCTAAATAATGAAGAATGGTTACAGAATGTTACATCTGGCACATATAAAGAATACTACAAAAAACAATACTCATAAATTAAATTATTCTTACTTAAATTTATTTTTTAAGATTAAATAAAATCAACATGAAAAAAATAATATACGTTCTTATTTTGTTTTTTACTTTTCTATTTTCATATAATGTTAAAGCACAAGATATTTTAAAAAGTAAAGACTTAAGTACAATTAAAGTTGATTATTTATCTGATGATGACTTGTCTAAAATTAGTACACAACTTAAAAGTAACAATACTACAATAGAACAAGTTGAGCCAATGGCCCTATCAAGAGGAATGAGCCAGACTGAATACGATAAATTGAAAACCAAACTTAACGAGTATTTAGCAAAACAAAACAAGGGTATTGACGAAAAACCAAAAAAACAAGAAGATAAGGTTGAATTTGGAAGAAAACAAGATAAAATTAAAAATGAAAAGGTTAAAGACTCTGCAAATGTTTTAATTTTTGGTTCCGAATTGTTTGATAATCCTACGTTAAATTTTGAGCCTGATTTAAAAATGGCAACTCCTGTAAATTATGTATTAGGACCAGGCGACGAATTGCAAGTAAGTGTTTATGGTGTTCAAGAGTACAATGCGTCAATACCAGTCTCTCTTGAAGGGAAAGTTGCTATTCAATATGTGGGACAGATTTCAGTATCTGGAATGTCTATTGAAGTCGCTACTAAAAATAAAAGTCGCTATTGCAAAAGTATATAGTACTGTTCGTTCTGGGCAATCTCAGGTAAGCGTTAGCTTAAGTCAAATAAGAACAATCAAAATAACTATAGTAGGAGGTAAACAACCTGGAAATTACTCAATTTCTTCTCTAGCTACAGTTTATAACGCTCTACATTTAGCGGGTGGTCCAGGAAAAAATGGAAGTTATAGAAATATTGAATTAATTAGAAATAATAAAGTATATAAGAATATTGATATCTATAGATTTTTAGTAAAAGGAGATCAATCTGACAATGTTACTCTAAAAGAAAATGATGTAATAAGAATTCCAGCATATAGTCAGCGAGTTACTGTAGAAGGAGAAGTTAAGCGTCCCGGTATTTTTGAAATGAAGAAAGGAGAAACTTTTTCCGATTTATTAAATTTTGCTTCAGGTTTCAATGAATTTGCTTATACAGCTTCAGTAAATGTATTACAAAAAACGGGCAAAGAATTTAAAGTGCATGATATAAATGAAAGCGAATATAATTCATATCTTCCTCAATCAGGAGATGTTTTCAGGATTACAAAAATTTTAAATCGTTTTGAAAATAGAATTAAAATAGAAGGTGCTGTTTTTAGACCAGATTATTATTCTTTTACTGAGGGGATGCGAGTGTCTGATCTTATTACTAGAGCTGAGGGACTGAAAGAAGATGCCTATAGTAAAAGAGCAAGAATAGTTCGTCTAAAAAATGACCTAACGACAGAGATTATTAATGTAGATCTAGATTCTGCATTGTCTGGCGATTTAAATGCAGATATTGAATTAAAAGAGAAGACATAGTTACTGTTTATTCTATTTTAGATTTTAGAGAAGAATATAAAGTTACTATTGATGGAGAAGTAAAAAATCCAGGAGAATATGATTATTTAGAAAATTTGACTCTTAACGATTTAATTGTGCAAGTTGGCGGTTTGACAGGGTCAGCATCTAAAAGAGTTGAAATTGCTAGAATGATAAAGTCTGACTTTATCGATGATTCAGATCCAAAACGTATTGAATTAGTCCAATTTGAAATTACCGCAGATAATAATGAACAAGCCAAGAATTTTATTTTAAAACCTTTTGATGTAGTTAATATTCGAAGAATAGCTGTTTATGAAAAACCGCAAATGGTAGTTATAAAAGGAGCTGTTACATATCCTGGGAAATATGTTTTAGCAAATAAAAAAGAAACTGTTTATAATGTTGTAATGAGAGCTGGCGGACTTACCTCTGTGGCCAATTTGGAGGGGATGAAAATTCTTAGACCAATTAAGGAAGATCAAATTGAAAAATTAAAAAGTGTTGATTTGAATTTAAAAACGGATACGCTAAATAATAAATTAATAAATAAACTTGAAAATGAATTAAAGTTTTCGACAATTCCAATTAACTGGGAAAAAATAGTAAAGAATAAAAATCATTATTCCAACGTGACACTATTCCTGGTGATGAAATTGAGGTTGCAGTTTATAATGAAGGGGTAAAAGTAACAGGAAACGTATTGTTAACATCTGAAATTCCATATCGAAGTGGAAAAGGCTTTAAATATTATATTAATTCTGTTGGAGGAGTTGATAGTAAAGGTTGGAAGAAAAAAGCCTACATTATTTATCCAAATGGAAAAGCTGATGTAACAAAATCATTCTTGTTTTTTAGATTTTATCCAAACGTAGAGCCAGATTCACAGATAGTTGTTCCTGAAAAACCTGAAACTAAAAAGATGAGCACAGGAGAATGGGTAAGTATAGGAAGCGTATTGACTAGTCTAGCATTATTGATTGTAACAGCTTTTAAATAATTTTAGAATGAATAAAACTATAGATAACGACGAAATTTCACTAAAAGAATTATTATCGATTGCATCGGATTGGTATGCATATTTGCTTTCTAAATGGAAAATTATTTTAATAGTAGGAATCATTGGAGCTTCTTTAGGTGTAATATACTCTATAATTAAAAAACCTACATACAAAGCGACATTATCTTTTGCTTTAGAGGATGAAAAAGGAGGAGGTATTGGTGGTGCTTTAGGACTCGCAAGTACATTGGGACTTGATTTAGGAGGGAGTGCTGGAGGTATATTTACAGCGACCAATTTAACAGAACTTTTTAAATCAAGAGCAATGGTTGAAAAGACGTTGCTGAGTCCTGTTGTAATAAATGGTAAAACAATTTCTTTGGCAGAGATGTATATTCAAAACAATGAATGGAGAGAAAATTGGAATGAAAAGCCTCAATTAAAAAGCATTCAGTTTTTACCAAATCAACAGCGACAAGAATTTACTAGGGCAAAAGATAGTATTTTAGGAGAAATCTATAAAAAACTTTCAAATTCTGGTTTAATTGTTGCCATTAAAGATAAAAAAGTATCGATAATTACAATGGAAGTTTCATCTACAGATGAACTATTTTCTAAATATTTCTGCGAAGCATTAGCGAAGCAGGTAGGTAAATTTTATATTGATACAAAAAGTAAAAAGGCCAGAATGAATATGGATATTTTGGAACATCAAACAGATTCTATCCGAAATGAACTTAATGGAGCTATAACGGGAGTTGCAGTAGCTAATGATAATACTTTTAATCTGAACCCTGCTCTAAATGTACGTCGTGCTCCTTCAGTTCGCAGACAGGTAGATGTACAGGCTAATACAGCTATATTAACAGAATTGGTAAAACAAACAGAGCTTGCAAAAGTTACTTTAAGAAGAGAAACTCCTTTGATTCAAGTTATTGATAGACCAATTTTGCCACTAGAAAAAGAAAGATTTGGTAAATTAAAAGGGATTGTTTTAGGAGGCTTTTTATTTGGTTTTATTACCATTGCCTTTTTAACCATTAAGCGTATCGTTAAACAATTAGTTTAAAAATTTTATAACAAAAATCAATAATAACAATTATGTTAGATAATAAAACAATATTAATTACTGGAGGAACAGGGTCATTAGGAAAGGCACTAACTAAACATATACTTGAAATTTGTCCTACAATTAAGAAGTTAATTATTTTTTCTCGAGATGAGCAAAAACAATTTCAAATGGCTCAAGAGTATCCACAACAGCAGTATCCTCAAATTAGATTTTTTTTGGGAGATGTTAGAGATGAACAAAGATTAATAAGAGCTTTTCAAGGGGTTGATTATGTTATACATGCGGCTGCTATGAAACATGTTCATTTGGCTGAGTATAATCCAGATGAATGTATTAAAACAAATATTGGAGGAGCTCAAAATGTAATACATGCCGCTATGCAAACTAATGTGAAAAATGTTGTGGCTTTATCTACAGATAAAGCTTGTGCGCCTATTAATTTGTATGGAGCTACAAAATTAACATCAGATAAGTTATTTGTTGCGGCAAATAATATTAAAGGAGTTAATCCTATTAGATTTTCAGTTGTAAGATATGGTAATGTAATGGGGTCTAATGGTTCTGTAATTCCATTTTTTATTAATAAAAAGAAGAACGGAAAATTACCAATTACTGATGTAGCAATGACACGTTTTAATATTTCTCTTCAAGGAGGAGTGGATATGGTTATGCATGCGTTAGAACATGCCTGGGGAGGGAAATTTTTATACCGAAAATTCCTTCATATAGAATAACAGATGTTGCAGAAGCAGTAGCTCCTAATTGCCCAATTGATATTGTGGGGATTAGACCAGGTGAAAAGATACATGAAGAAATGATTACTGCGTCTGATTCCTTTTATACATATGATTTAGGGAAATATTATACGATTTTACCTTCTATTCCTAATTTTAAACTTGATGATTATTTAAATCATTTTAAAGCAAAAAAAGTTGAAGAAGGTTTTTATTATAATTCAGGAACAAATGAAGACTGGGAGACTGTTGATAGTTTGAGAAGTTTGATAAAAGAACATGTAGATGCAAATTTTGAAGTGTAATGAGAAATAAAGTTATACCATACGGTAGACAAGAAGTAACAGATGAAGATATTAAAGTTGTAATAGAAACTTTAAAATCAGATTTTTTAACCCAAGGACCGAAAATAAAAGAATTTGAGGAAAAATTTGCTAAATCGGTTGATGCTAGGTATGCTGTAGCTGTCAATAATGCTACTGCAGGCCTTCATATAGCAGTTATGGCTCTTGGATTAAAAGAAGGAGACAGGGTAATTTCTACTCCAATTACTTTTGCAGCCTCAGCTAATTGTGCACGATTTGTGGGAGCAGAAGTTTGGTTTGCAGATATTGATCGGGATACTTATTTATTATCGCTCGAAAAAACAAGAGAATTAATTTTAAGCAAACCGAAGGGCTTTTTTAAGGGAATTATTCCTGTAGATTTTGCTGGATTGCCTGTAAATTTAGAAGATTTTAGAAAACTAGCAAATGAACATGATCTTTGGATTTTAGAGGATGCTTGTCATGCACCAGGAGGATACTTTATAGACTCAAAAGAACAAAAACAATTTTGTGGAAATGGAGTCTATGCGGATGCAAGCAGTTTTTTCATTTCATCCCGTAAAACATATTGCGTGTGGAGAAGGAGGTATGGTCACAACAAACTCTGAAGAAGTATATAAAAAATTATTGCTATTGCGTTCTCACGGAATA
It encodes:
- a CDS encoding SDR family oxidoreductase → MKNEIKSTILITGGAGFIGSNLTEYFLDLGYKIVCLDNFSTGHRHNLKDFLDNPDFKLIEADIRSLTDCNLAVQGVDYVLHQAALGSVPRSIKDPITTNDVNVSGFLNMLTAARDAKVKRFVYAASSSTYGDSQGLPKVENVIGKPLSPYAITKYVNELYAEIFSKTYGLETIGLRYFNVFGRKQDPNGAYAAVIPKFVKQFMNHESPVINGDGNYSRDFTYIDNVIQMNELAMTCQNPEAVNTVYNTAFGDRNTLNDLVGYLKKFLSDFDPKIKDVPVIYGENRAGDIPHSLASIEKAKRNLGYNPKYSLQDGLKEAVEWYWHNLK
- a CDS encoding mannose-1-phosphate guanylyltransferase; the protein is METKNSIVHVVLTGGVGSRLWPLSRKSQPKQYLEIFEGKSLFEMTVERNSHLADKVMVVGNVDNHHLSGKVMEKTKTSYINIVEATPRNTAAAIAFAAFASKSDDILIITPSDHIIDKMEDYNAAIQEAISKANDGFIVTFGIIPTKPETGYGYIESKGDEVLSFREKPNETTAKEFISRGNFLWNSGMFCFKADVLLNELKQFQPDVYEKSKIVWEASKEGFLDLDLSLQIPSISIDYAVMERSKKIKVVPASFSWSDLGSFESVYEYLVSKGHPIDSNGNMVIGCDSHTTFLGLRNTIFVHTESANLILQKENSQDVKDIYNELERQNSELLK
- a CDS encoding UpxY family transcription antiterminator encodes the protein MNWYVVYTKPKWEKKVADRLIQQGIECYCPLVTQVKQWSDRKKKVETPLFSSYVFVQLADSDRNLVFQVQGVVRYLFWLGKPAIVKDQEIEIIKKSLTAPNLSDISISSIQVGDKIKLESGVFSNQNAIVQQVSSNYYVLVLETLGCVLKIKYK
- the rfbB gene encoding dTDP-glucose 4,6-dehydratase; this translates as MKKILITGGAGFIGSHVVRRFVNKYPEYQIYNLDALTYAGNLENIKDIENKPNYNFIKGDIVDEAFINELFSLHNFDGVLHLAAESHVDRSIEDPLAFVKTNVIGTMNLLNATKNQWKNNFDNKRFYHISTDEVYGTLGEEGLFTETTPYNPNSPYSASKASSDHFVRAYGETYGLPYVLTNCSNNYGSYHFPEKLIPLFINNIINNKPLPVYGDGNYTRDWLFVEDHVAAIDLVFHKGKNHETYNIGGFNEWKNIDLVKLLCQIMDEKLGRAKGTSRELITYVKDRPGHDLRYAIDASKINIELGWKPSVTFEEGLERTINWYLNNEEWLQNVTSGTYKEYYKKQYS
- a CDS encoding aminotransferase class I/II-fold pyridoxal phosphate-dependent enzyme — protein: MRNKVIPYGRQEVTDEDIKVVIETLKSDFLTQGPKIKEFEEKFAKSVDARYAVAVNNATAGLHIAVMALGLKEGDRVISTPITFAASANCARFVGAEVWFADIDRDTYLLSLEKTRELILSKPKGFFKGIIPVDFAGLPVNLEDFRKLANEHDLWILEDACHAPGGYFIDSKEQKQFCGNGVYADASSFFISSRKTYCVWRRRYGHNKL
- a CDS encoding Wzz/FepE/Etk N-terminal domain-containing protein; protein product: MNKTIDNDEISLKELLSIASDWYAYLLSKWKIILIVGIIGASLGVIYSIIKKPTYKATLSFALEDEKGGGIGGALGLASTLGLDLGGSAGGIFTATNLTELFKSRAMVEKTLLSPVVINGKTISLAEMYIQNNEWRENWNEKPQLKSIQFLPNQQRQEFTRAKDSILGEIYKKLSNSGLIVAIKDKKVSIITMEVSSTDELFSKYFCEALAKQVGKFYIDTKSKKARMNMDILEHQTDSIRNELNGAITGVAVANDNTFNLNPALNVRRAPSVRRQVDVQANTAILTELVKQTELAKVTLRRETPLIQVIDRPILPLEKERFGKLKGIVLGGFLFGFITIAFLTIKRIVKQLV